Proteins from one Papaver somniferum cultivar HN1 unplaced genomic scaffold, ASM357369v1 unplaced-scaffold_158, whole genome shotgun sequence genomic window:
- the LOC113337003 gene encoding wall-associated receptor kinase 2-like, whose protein sequence is MGASHVLMKFQCFIFLWLWRQVGSAEAMNALLPVAKPGCQDRCGNISIPFPFGIGKGCFIGEDFEILCSNPTKPMYGHLNVSNISIPDGHMTMNVYVATDCFDKKKSVNDNSWAQFRKFTLSNTKNKFITMGCDTFGFLVLGDKQNFTALGCQSVCNTMDDITEGCTGIGCCEASIPPGLSVYNTTVKSMNIPRRDLGFNPCSYAFIIQESSFNFSKSYIQDFNNYGSEMVPVVVDWTVGNETCEEAKRNPTSYACGPNSYCIPGKNAPGYRCNCKSGYEGNPYLDINTGGHCQDINECNDIKLYEEAERCERRGNICNNTEGGFTCPCREGFRSIYEKNGISDCIPHSNKLIVGVCIGLFLLLVTLVASFWSYWGYRKRKHMQVKEEFFKKNGGLVLNRLLDEREVDIEANRNGRGGKKHQSIATIYTEKDLSKATNNYHESQILGRGGFGTVYKGILSNGTVVAIKKTKIIDTNQNEQFINEIAVLSQINHKNVVQLLGCCLESEVPSLVYEYVINGTLHQHLHEGRENQTGSSTLSWESRLRIALEVAGALAYLHAEASIPIIHRDIKSSNVLLDDEYKAKVSDFGASRLNPTDQAQLSTVVQGTFGYLDPEYMLSNQLTEKSDVYSFGVLLVELLTGEAVFSPDRAEEERNLANYFLSSMKTNRLFVIIDSNLVRYDNERISSVHGHQQIQQMAELAQKCLRMKGENRPTMKQVAMVLHGLMMISSSQPSVLDDDYMFTNTTKEERMLFEESTKLLSYTDSITTIGDSSKGMVALQTEGR, encoded by the exons ATGGGGGCTTCACATGTTCTGATGAAATTTCagtgtttcatcttcttatggCTATGGCGGCAAGTAGGATCTGCAGAAGCCATGAATGCTTTATTGCCAGTAGCCAAACCTGGTTGTCAAGATCGATGCGGGAACATCAGCATACCTTTCCCGTTCGGAATTGGTAAAGGTTGTTTCATAGGCGAAGACTTCGAAATATTATGCAGCAATCCCACCAAGCCCATGTATGGTCACCTGAATGTTTCAAACATATCAATACCCGACGGCCACATGACAATGAATGTCTACGTAGCCACCGATTGCTTCGATAAGAAAAAGTCAGTCAACGATAATTCATGGGCCCAATTTCGAAAATTCACCTTATCTAATACAAAAAACAAGTTCATAACCATGGGTTGCGACACCTTCGGATTTCTAGTACTAGGTGATAAACAGAATTTCACAGCCCTAGGATGTCAATCAGTCTGTAATACGATGGATGATATCACTGAAGGGTGCACTGGTATTGGTTGCTGTGAGGCCTCCATTCCACCAGGTCTATCTGTATACAACACTACGGTTAAAAGCATGAATATACCCCGTAGGGATTTAGGTTTTAACCCATGTAGTTATGCTTTTATAATTCAAGAAAGTTCATTTAATTTTTCCAAGTCATATATCCAAGATTTTAATAATTATGGATCGGAAATGGTTCCGGTGGTGGTTGATTGGACTGTTGGGAATGAAACATGTGAAGAAGCTAAAAGAAATCCGACTAGCTATGCATGTGGTCCTAACAGTTACTGCATTCCAGGTAAAAATGCTCCAGGTTATCGCTGTAACTGCAAGAGTGGATATGAAGGAAATCCTTACCTTGATATTAATACTGGTGGTCACTGCCAAG ATATCAATGAATGCAATGACATAAAGCTGTATGAAGAGGCAGAGCGGTGTGAAAGACGAGGAAATATTTGCAATAATACGGAAGGGGGGTTCACTTGTCCTTGTAGAGAGGGATTCCGTTCGATATACGAAAAAAATGGCATCTCGGATTGCATTCCTCACTCTAACAAGCTTATTGTTG GTGTTTGCATAGGCCTATTTCTTCTACTGGTGACTCTTGTGGCTAGCTTCTGGTCGTATTGGGGTTACAGGAAAAGAAAGCACATGCAAGTTAAGGAGGAATTCTTCAAGAAAAATGGTGGGTTGGTTTTAAACCGGCTCCTTGACGAACGGGAAGTGGATATTGAGGCGAATCGAAATGGAAGAGGAGGAAAAAAACATCAATCAATTGCTACAATCTACACTGAAAAGGATCTAAGCAAGGCGACTAATAACTATCATGAAAGTCAAATTCTTGGACGAGGAGGGTTTGGCACGGTGTATAAAGGCATCTTGTCTAATGGAACCGTGGTTGCAATTAAGAAGACAAAAATTATCGATACAAACCAAAATGAACAATTCATTAATGAAATCGCCGTCCTCTCACAAATCAATCACAAAAATGTGGTGCAGCTCCTGGGTTGCTGTCTGGAGAGCGAAGTTCCTTCACTAGTTTATGAATATGTAATTAACGGGACGCTTCACCAACACTTACATGAAGGCCGTGAGAACCAGACTGGGTCCTCTACTCTGTCATGGGAAAGTCGCTTAAGGATAGCCTTAGAAGTTGCAGGAGCATTGGCTTACTTGCACGCTGAAGCTTCCATACCCATTATCCACAGAGATATTAAGTCTAGTAATGTACTTCTAGACGATGAATACAAAGCAAAAGTTTCAGATTTCGGTGCTTCAAGGCTAAATCCTACGGATCAAGCTCAACTAAGCACAGTAGTTCAAGGAACTTTTGGGTACTTGGACCCAGAATACATGTTGTCAAACCAACTAACTGAGAAAAGCGATGTGTACAGCTTCGGTGTTTTGCTTGTGGAATTGCTAACAGGTGAAGCAGTATTTTCTCCAGACAGAgccgaagaagaaagaaatttggcAAATTATTTTCTTTCCTCGATGAAAACCAACAGGTTGTTTGTAATTATCGACAGTAATTTGGTGAGGTATGACAATGAACGGATAAGTAGCGTACACGGGCACCAACAGATCCAACAAATGGCTGAACTCGCGCAAAAGTGCTTAAGAATGAAAGGAGAGAATAGACCTACAATGAAACAAGTAGCCATGGTATTGCATGGATTAATGATGATATCTTCTAGCCAACCTAGTGTCTTGGATGATGACTATATGTTTACGAATACAACCAAAGAAGAACGCATGCTCTTTGAAGAATCAACAAAATTGTTGTCTTACACTGATAGCATTACAACAATCGGCGATAGCAGCAAGGGGATGGTGGCTTTACAAACCGAGGGACGTTAA